CAACGCCTGAAGCAGTTCACGGCCGATGCCTCCCACGAACTGCGCAACCCCATCGCCACGATCCAAACCAACATCCAAACGGCGCTGGCCTACACCGGCGCCGATTCCGAGCTGCAGCAGCAGCAGCTGCAAGTCGTCGAGCGGCTGACGCAGCGGCTGGGACGATTGGTCGATGACCTGCTGTTTCTAGCCCGCTCCGACAGCGGCACGATCCAGACCCAAAACGACCCCGTCCCGCTCGATGCCCTGTTAATGGCGGTTATTGAGGAACAACAAGCCGCGGCCGAGCGCAGCGGCGTGCAGCTACACTTTGAGCCCGTTGACCCCAATGGGTCGGAATCGGGCGAGACGTTTGCGCTCAACGGCGACTGGGATCAGCTCGCCCGCTTGTTTACCAACCTCATTGGCAACGCCATCGAGCACGCTGCTGGGACCGATGGAACGGCCTCGGCAGCGCCCGCGGTTACGGTGACGCTCGAGCGCGCCGGGCGGCGGGCCGGCTCGCCGCTGCAAGTCGCGGTCAGCGACACGGGGCCGGGCATTCCGGCCGAGGAGCTGCCGCACCTGTTCGAGCGGTTCTACCGCCGGCGGAACGCGCCAACGCCGCAAACTGAAGCCTCGGCCGGTGCCGGGTTGGGCTTGGCCATTGCCCGGGCGATCGTCGCCAACCACGGCGGCCAGCTGTACGCCAACAGCCTTCCCCAGCAGGGCACGATGTTTACCGTCTCGCTGCCAGCAACCGCCCCTTCTGCTGCGAGCTGAACGCCCTAGATGCCCAGTCGATGCGATCGCGGCGCGGGCAGCCAGCCGCGTGCAATCAAGCTTGGAGCTGTTTCAAGGAGAAGAACCATGGCAATCGAGCTGCGCGACGTTTCTGTTTCGCCTGCGGCAAGCGGGCGGGCTACCTAAAGGCGTCGCCCCCGAAATCGCCGTAAGCGCGGTCTTTGCAGCGACCAGGCAGGAACTGTCCCTGAAACGCAGCCGCGAGATCGAGCAGGCACCACCCGGCCGCATCCAGCAACTGTGGCAGCAAGCTTGAGGGGCTTGGGCCCCTGCGGGTTATGGGGGCGGAGGGACTCGAACCCTCACGGCCCTTACGGGCCAACGGATTTTCATTCCTCTGCGGCTTTCGCCGCGGTCGCTGAGGACCTGAGGAATCGGACCTTCTCTTTACCCGCAGCCGGACTGCTGGGGTAGCTCCCGTCAGGTCTCTGCACCTTCCGAGCGGCTTGAAGGAATGCGCTCGGCTTGGCTCAGGGTTGCCTTATCCGGGCTCGGACTTAGGTTCCCCTGAATTTGAGAGCGTTCGCTTGCGGCATTTCTGCCGCAAGGCTCAACGGTTTAAGTCCGCAGCGTCTACCCAGTTCCGCCACGCCCCCAAACCTATAGCGCTCTTATTGAAACATGCCGCTCGCTCAACGGACAAGCGTCCCTGCTGCAGCCACGTCCCTACGGTAAGATTGGGTGGAGCTGCCCGTTGGCCCACTGTCAGATGGTTCTCGCTTCAGTCTACCTATCGCTGGCCGCGCTTTATCTATTCATCCTGCCGGCTGCCACCTACAGCTACCTGCAAGCGCGCTGGTATCAGACCAGTGGGGTCGAGCGCTTTTTCATGTTCGCCTTGGTCTTTTTGCTGTTTCCCGGCATGCTGCTGCTGAGCCCGTTTCTCAACTACCGCCCCAAGCGCCGCCATCCCGCCGCACCGAAATAGCAGGAGGCCAGGCAGCATGCGGCGCATCGATGCCATCGGCATTGCTTTGGGCGCGTTATTAGCGGGCGGCGTTGCCTATGGGGTGCTGCAGTGGGCGGGCCTCGATCGCTTCGACGCCGGCATTGGGAGCCAGGTCCTGCTAGTGGGCGGATTGCTAGGCTGGCTGGCCAGCTACGTCCTGCGCGTCGTTGGGGGCAACATGACCTACCACCAGCAGCTGCGGAACCATCAGGATGCCGTCCTCGAGCAGCAACTGGCACAAATGAGCGACGATGAAATCGCCGCCCTACAAGCCGAAGTCGAGCGCGAGCGCGGCGAGGGGACTCGCCAGTAACCGTTCGGGAGCATCCAGATGGGAGCAGTCTCCGAGCGCTTGCAGGCCCTGAAGCGCGAGGGTCAGTGCGCGCTAATTCCGTTCATCACGGCCGGCGATCCCGACCTCGACACGACCGTGCAGGCGCTGCGCGCCCTCGATCGCGCCGGAGCCGATGTCATTGAGGTGGGCGTTCCCTACGTCGACTCCCTCGCCGATGGGCCCACCATCCAGGAAGCGGCCAACCGCGCGCTCGGGCGCGGCACTCAACTCGAGGATGTCCTAGCGGCGATCACCTCGCTCCGAGCGGAGCTGCAGGCCCCGCTGGTGCTGTTTGCTTACTTCAACCCCATCTATCGCTGCGGCATCGAGCGCTTCCTCGATCGCATCGCCAGTGCCGGTGCCAGCGGGTTGCTGGTCCCCGATCTGCCGCTCGAGGAGGCCCAGCGCCTGCTGCAGCCGGCCCGCGAGCGCGGCATCGAGCTAACGCTGCTGGTGGCCCCCACGACGCCACCGGATCGCCTCGCCGTGATCGCGCAGCAGTCCCAGGGCTTTATCTATGCCGTCAGCGTGACGGGCGTCACGGGCGCGCGCACCGAGCTGGCCCATCAAGTCGAATCGACGATCGCCCAACTGCGGGCCGCGACCGACAAGCCCATCGGCGTGGGCTTTGGCATCGCCGGGCCCGAGCAAGCGCGCCAGTGCAAGCAGTGGGGGGCCGATGCCGCGATTGTCGGTAGCGCCTTCGTGCGGCGCTTGAGTGACGGGTCGCCCGAGCAGGGGGTGGCGGCTGTTGAGACGTTTTGCCGCGATCTCAAGCACGCGATTGCGCCCTAGCAGCGCGGGGCTCAACCGCTCGGCCGGGCCATTGCCCGCTCGGGCTGGAGCATGCCGTCCTCGAGGTAGGTAATGCGATCGGCGGCATCCAGAATGCGGGGATCGTGAGTGACGATCAAAACCGTACAGCCCTTCTGCCGGGCCAGATGGCACATCAGCTCGATAACGTTGCGGCCGCTTTGCGAATCGAGGGCAGCCGTGGGCTCGTCTGCCATGACAATGGGCGGCTCCCCGGCCAAGGCGCGCGCGATCGCCACGCGCTGCTTTTGGCCATTGGAGAGCTGGGCGGGCTTTTGGTTGGCGTAAGGCCCCATCTCGACGCGATCAAGCAGCAGCTGGGCCTGCTGGCGCGCGCGCTGGCCGTGCTGCCCGTTTAAGTTGAGGACGAGCTCAACGTTTTCTGATGCCGTTAAGGCCGGGAACAGATTGAACGTCTGAAAGACAAAGCCAATGCGATGGCGCCGAATGGGCGCGAGCTGGCGCTTGGGGAGGCGCGTGATGTCTTGGCCCAGCAAGCGAATGCTACCAGCATCCGGTGTCAGCAAAGCGGCCAATACCGACAGCAGCGTCGTTTTGCCCGAACCGGAAGGGCCCATGAGCAACTGGATGGTGCCCTGGGGGACGGTCAGGTCGATGCCTTTGAGGATGGGGCGGCGCTGGCGGCCGGCGGCAAACGAGACCTCAATCCCTTGCGCCTCAATGGCATGGGCATCGCTAGGAACAGCGGCATTGCGGTTGCGGGACAGAAAGCGGCGCATGGTCCCTCGTATCAGGCTTTGAACACGTTGGCCGGATCCAGGCGCCTGACCTTCTGAATGGCAAACAGGCCCGATCCCACGCACATGGCAGCAGTTACCCCCAAAATGGCCAGCGCGCGGCCGGGGGTGATGGTAATGAGGATGCCTTGGGTTTCGTACGCCCACTGCGCTACGCCCAAGCAGAGAGCGAGGCTGGGCAGATAGCCCAGAAGCGCCATCCACAGCGCCTGCTCGACGATAATGCGATAGATGCGGCGCTCGGGAGCTCCAATGGCTTTGAGCGTGCCGAACTCTTTGAGGCGGTCGACAACCGCCGAGTAGAGGATCTGACTGACCACGACAATGCCAACGATAATGCCGACAGTGGCCCCCAGGCCGAGAATGAATCCGATTCCGGTCCGCTGCTGCCAGTAAGCCTGCGTTTTATCAATCAGCTCCTGGCGCGTGTAGGCTTGGGTGTTGGGCAACGCTTGTTCCAAGCGCTGCTTGAGCGGCGACAGTGCCTGCTCGGGCTCGGCTTCGACTAGTACAAACGTAATACCAATCCTCGTAGCTTATGCACTAGATCGCGATCTCCGAAGCTCCCTCAATATGGGAATTATGTTCTTTGGTAAGCGTGCATTTGCTGCTCAAATTGGTATAATGGGATCGGCAGGGGCCAGGGCTTGGGGTTGGGCCTGCGCTCGCAGCGTTGCGGCATTGAGCTGGAGGCGCGGGTAGCTAGCCGTACACTCGAGTTCTGCAGCAGCCTCGCAGGCAATCTCGGTGAGCTGCTCCGACTGCTGAAAGGCGCGAGCGTTTGCCAGCGAGGTCAGCACGAACGGATCGGAAACCAGCGAGCTATTGCCTTCAGTCAGGCCCGAAACTTGCGCCGCCAGCGAGCCGATTTGAATGAAGTCGCCTGTCTCATCGACCTGCAGCAGGTTGCCATCGGTGCGATCCACGATCGCGCGGTAGGGCGAGCTTAAGGCACCAATCTCGCCTGCAACGAGGTTTTGCGGGTCAAACAGTTCGCCTTCGGGGTCGAATCCGGTAACGCGGATGCGGGTCAGCGATGCTCCCCCTTCAGGTGGGATTGAGGGAGCCCCATCAAAGATCAAGCTCTCGGCACGCGCTACCCCCTCCAGATCCCGGGCTCGAGCGGTATATTCCGCCGGCATGGGCAATGTCAGCTCCAGTTGGACCAACTCTTGCGACGCCACCCAGATATCGGCAGTGGCGTTCTCGATCGGCTGGACGGTCGAGCGCGTAAAGCCGGTAAAAATGCCGGTTTGTAAGGTGATGAGGCTGACGGCAAACAGAATGCCTGCCTGCGCCACCAAAAAACGCGGAATGTCGGATAGCAGGTTTTTGCGAGCGACAGAGACCACGGCAAGCTTCCCGGATCGAGCGGTTGACGCTGCGCGCTGCCAACAGCGCAATTGTGGCACGAACGGCTTGAGCTGGACTGAGCTGCATCGCGCCCATCTCGGCCAATCGGCGCCCGGCCCGTCCGGCACATTTGAATGGAGCCGCAATGAACTACGCGCTAGCCGCTTCGCTGAGCTAGCGGTTTCCGACGCTTCTTCGCCCCCAGTTGCGCCATGCTTCCGCATGGCGTAGCGCTAGGCAGCTCAGCGTCTGACGAGGCACGTCCCGCACCCCGTGCCCAAGCCAACATGACCTGGGCGGCATTGCGATCCCGACCCTCAAGGTGACCGCACGACTGGCAGCAATGCGTGCGTTCGTCGAGGGCCTTAGGCGTCAGTTCCCAGCAACTGGCGCAACGCTGGGTAGGCTTGAGCTGCTGGGTGGAAGCCTCCAGGTAAACGCCGCCAGCCTCCTCAACCTTGTACCGGATGCGGTCTCGGGTCATGCCGATACCGACATCGAGCATCGAGCGGTTGAGGCGCGCCTTCGGGCGTTTCCCTTTCCCCTTGCCTTTGCGCGTCATGCCCTGCACGTTGAGCCGCTCAGTAGCGACCAGGCTGTTACGGCGGACGATCTGTGCCGCTACCTGATGGCTCCAGTCATGGCGCTGGCGGGCAACCTTGCGGCGCACCTTCCGAATGCGGGCCTGTTGCTTTTTCCAGCGGCGGGAAGCCTGAATCCCTTGCCGCTTGTTGGGCCTGCGCTTGCGGCGAAGCCCCCGGTAGAGGCGCTTTTCCTCGACTTCGGCTTGGAACTGGGGTGCCTCGATGGGCTCGCCCTGAGATGGCACGATGGCCGTCTTGCAGCCGAAGTCCAGGCCGACGGACCCCCGCCCAGTCTCTCGGGTAGGCGCGCACCGCACGGTAATGGAGGCGTACCAGTTCCGGCCGTTCCAGAAGATAGTGCAAGTGGTGGGCTTGCCCCACGTTCTTGCTTGCCCTCGCATTCGGATGTTGAGGCCCAAGTCTCTCAGCTCAAGGTGGCCGTGTTTTCCGTCCGTGCGAGCTTGCCACCCAGCAGCATCGGGATAGGCCCATCCCCGATACGTCCGCTTGGGCTTAAACTTGGGATACCTGGCTAGCCCTTTAAAGAAGCGCTGAAAGGCAAAGTCAACTCGCTTGAGCGTTGCTTGTAGGGTATGGCTGCCAAACTGTGCGTACTCGGGTAGGGCTGCTTTGAACTCGGGGAGGCTATTTTGCTGGTCTAGGTAACCAATGGATACGCCCAAGCGCTTGTACTGAGTCTTTCGATGGGAAAGGGCAGCATTGTACAGCTCGCAGTGGGCCTTTCTGGCGTAATGGAGCTTCCGCTCCGTTGACTTTCTGGGATAGAGCCTGAAAGTAACTCGGCGGGTCGCCATTAGCAAGCTTTGGCCTTAAGACTTATCCATTTTAACTTAGCGAATTACTCTTATCAATATGGACGCAAGAAAAGGCTCTCATAGCGTCTTTAACGTGCAACTGCACTTTGTCTTTGTGACCCATTACCGACGTAAGGCGATAACGGCCCCAATGATGGAACGAATCCGCTCGATGTCTTGGCAGGTATGCCGAAAGATGGCGTGCGACTTGTTGGAGTTTTCGGGGGAGACTGACCACGTCCATTTGTTAATAGACTTCCATCCCAGGAACGCTATCTCAGCGGTGGCAGGCGCTTTAAAAGCATCTACCAGTCGTGCCTTAAAGAAGGAGTTTCCTGACGAAGTAGCAAAATACTATCGAGGTGTCTCTTTCTGGTCGAGGGCCTACTACGTCGCCTCGGTAGGTGGTGCTCCCGTTGAGACGTTAAAAGACTACATCAAATCTCAGGATGCTCCCAAGAGCTAGGAAGTCTCGGAGGCATCGAGCCTCGCTCGACTTCCGCGCTATCCTTCCCCACGCCGCTAACGCTGAGCGTGGGGACTGCCGCGCAACTGTTCAAAGCTGGCGCAACCCCGCCTCCAAACCGCGGCAGACCCCAGCCAAAAAGTCGAGGTCGAGCGTCTCGTGGTGATCGCTGGGCTGGTGGTAGTGCGGATTGCGCATGAATGCGGTGTCGGTGACCATTACGGCGCTGTAACCGGCATCCCAGAACGGGGCATGGTCGCTGAGGCGAACCTCGGGGATCCAGTTGCCGCGGTTGGGCACTGGCAGCCACTCGGCTGGCGTACCCGAGGCGCGCATGTTGCGGCTCAGGCAGCGCAGATCGCCTAGGGCGGACCAATTACCAACAAAGCCGATGTAGTCGCCGCGATCGGGATAAAACAGGCCCAGGTTGGCAGGATAGTGCTGCGAGTTGGGGTTGGAATCGCAGTAGCCCAACATCTCCAGCGACAGCATCAACCGCAGCGGTTGCTGCTCGCGCTTTAGCTGCTGGACGTAAGCGGTGCTGCCCAGCAAGCCGGCTTCTTCCATATCAAAGGCCACCAAGCGCACGGGATAGCGCAGCGGCGCGGCCGCGATCGCGCGCGCCAGGGCGAGCAAGGCTGCGACACCGGAGGCATTGTCGTCCGCGCCGGGCGTACCGGGCACCGCGTCGTAGTGTGCTCCGACCAAAAGGGGCGGTCCCACCGGCGGTTCGGTTGCGGCCGGCAGGTTCAAGATCAAGTTTTGGTAGGTGCGGCCTTGCACCGAGAACGCGTGCGCGGCAACCGTGCCCCACTGCTGCAAGGTGAGGCGTACGTACTCCCGCACGTAAAAATGCCCCTGGGTGTGGAAAAACGGGTCGCGCTCGCGGACTAGGTTTTGCAGGTGCGCATCGAGCCAATCGCGCATGAGCCCTCACAGCCAATGGCCTCGAGCAACGGCAACCACGCGGCCGCCCACTGCGCTCTCAATCCCGGTGGGCGTGGTGCGAGCATACAACTGCAGCCGCGACGGCCGTCCCATGGCCTCGCCTTGAGCCACGCGGGCTGCGATCTCAGAGCGATCCCAGTAAGCGTGGGCCACCAGATAGGCGGCCAGGCAGCCGTTGGCGCTCCCAGTCACGGGATCTTCAGTAATGCCCCAGCGCGGGGCAAAGGCGCGTGCGCTCAGCTCGCAGTCGGCGCGGGGATCGGGGCAGAAGGCCAGGATGGCCTCCGCTGTAGCGCCCTCCACCAGCGCCTCGTAGCGGGCGCGATCGAGCTGGATGCGCTCCAGCGCAGCGCGATCGCCCACGGGCACCAGGATGAACGGCGTCCCAGTTGAAACGACCTGTACCGGAAAGCGCGCGTCCAAATCGCCCGGCGCCAACCCCAGGGCAGCTGCTGCCCTCTCGGCCGGCAGCGGATCCCCAAAATGCGGGCTGGCTTGCGGCAACCAATAATACCAATTCTCGTGGCTTGTGCACTAGATTTCGGCTTCCAAAACTCCCTCAATATGGGAATTATATTCTTTGAAAAAAAACGTGCATCTACTGCTCAAATTTGGTATAAATGGGTCCCTCAGCACCGGATTCGCAGCGGATGCGGAAGCGGCCGGCCGGTAGCTGCATCGCAATTGCCTCGCGCGGTGCCGCCGGAAACGGCCACTGCCAGACGTAGGCCGTGCCCAGCGCCGGATGGCCGGCAAATGCTAGCTCCCGCTGGGGCGTAAAAATGCGCAGGCGGCAGTTGCTGCTCCCTGTTGGATCGGCTGTAGCAAAGGCGGTTTCCGAGCAGCCGATCTCGCGTGCGATTTGCTGCATCCGGGCATCGCTGGTGGCAGCCGCTTCAGGGAATACTGCCAGCGGATTGCCCGTATAGCGCCCGATGGCAAAGACATCAACCCAATAAAATCGCACGGCCGACCGCTAGCGCAACTCTATCGCAAAGCCGATGCGGGCTCGCTTGAACCGCGCCGATAATAAAAGGATAAGACCTGGCTTAAACTGAGCCAAGTGAGGCAGCCATGTTTGCATTCAGCGCCACCGAGGGGATCAAGGGCTTGATTTTCCGGTTCGTCATTTTCGGTCTGGCGCTAGCCCTGCTGGCACTGGCCAATGCCTCGGTCAAGCCGCTCCCCCAACAGCATTGGATGCCCTTTCCTTACTAGCCTGAGCCTAGGCGTCATCTAGGACTGCCGGCGCTTCGAGATTGCCTGGCGGAACCCCAAGGCCACTAGCAAGTTTGACAGCGTCAGCAACAACTCGGCGCTGCCGTGCAACCAGTCAATATTGGCTAGCGATCGCCCGTAGGCCGCTTGGGCGTAGAGACCGGCCGGAATGGTGGCGAGCACGAACGCCAACAGTCCGTAAAAGCCTGCCAGGGCCAAGCGCGGTAGCTGCTGGGCGCGCGCGACAAACCCCAAAAAGGCCAAGTAGGGAAACAGCGAAACCCCAAAAAGCGTTTGCGCATCGAGCATGGGCGGTGCCCTCCTCCACCACAGCAGCCAGCCAGTTCAGCCCTGGGAGCGAGCGCGTGCTGAGCGCCAGATTCCCCATCCCGCGATCGCCAGCGTCGTGTTCCCTAGCGCTGTCATCCCGGCTTGGACGGTCACCAGCCACTGGAGCGATTCGGCATTGTCAAAAAAGTGCCAAGTCACCGCCGAGAGCGCGCCCACCAGCGCCGGCAGCATGGCAAGCGAGAGGCCCCACCAGATCCGGTTGCCGGTGACCTCGCCATAGGTCCAAACCAGCCAGATTGCCGCCAACCACTCTAAAATGCTGGAGACGTGCACGATCCAGGTGGGCACCGAGAGCGCGTTCATGGCAGCAGCTCCGCACGGCCATCCCCGATCCTAGCGGCCAATGTGCTGTCCAGCCTGGATGCCCATGGCAAGGCGATCACGGGCATGTCCCAACAGCGCGCCCTCCTGTGCGGGTATTACGGCTGCGGCAATGCTGGCGATGAAGCCCTGCTGGCCGCCTTGCTGCAGATGTTGCCTGCCGGTATTAGCCCCATTGCCCTCTCGGGTAATCCCGCTCAAACGAGCGATCACTTTGGCATTGCCAGTTACCCAGGCCGCTCGGCGGGATCCGTCCTGCGCGCGTTGCGCAGCTCGGACTGGTTTATTTGGGGCGGCGGCAGTCTGATGCAAGATGCCACCAGCTGGCGCAACCCGCTCTATTATGGCGGGCTCATGGCGCTGGCCCAGCAGCAAGGATTGGGGACGATCGCGTGGGCGCAGGGGATCGGGCCGCTGCGGCAGCCGCTAACGCGCTGGGTGGCCCGGCGCGCGCTGGCAGGCTGCGATGCCATCAGCGTCCGCGATTCCGCCTCAGCCCAATGGCTCGAGCAGTGGGGGCTTCCAGCCCGTTTGGCTCCCGATCCGGTCTGGGCGCTGGAAGCCCCGACGGTTGCCGAAGCAGCAGCGCTGCCAGTGCCCTGGGTGGCGGTAACGTTGCGCGCCCATCCACAACTGACCCAGCGTCGCCTGGCCACCCTAGCCGCTGCTTTGCAGCAGTTCCAGCACGCCACGCAGGCGTATCTGGCGTTCATTCCCTTCCAACCCGAGCGCGACTGCGCGATCGCGCAAGCGGCTGCTGCCGAGCTGGATGGCCCCTACAGCATCCTGACGCTCTCCGATCCGGTGGCGTTCAAAGGAGCCTTTTGCGGCAGCGAGATGGCCATCAGCATGCGCTTTCACGGCTTGATTGCGGCGGCGGCTGCCGGCTGCCGTTGCTTTGCCATTGGCTACGACCCCAAGGTGAGGCAACTCCAACAGGATCTGGGCTTGCCCGGGTGGTCGCTAGCGCAGCTCCCCGCCGACGCCGATGCCATTGCCCGAGCCTGGATCGCCCACTACCGGGAAGGCCGTCCGCTACCGCCAGCGCAACGGCAGGCGTTGCGCGATCGCGCCCGGCAGCATCAGGCGCTGCTAGCCGCTGCCCTGCAACTGTCAGGCCGCCAGTAAGCCGTTGCCCTTTTGCGCGTTTGCGCCACTGCTGCTAGGTTGCCCACCGAGCGGCAATGAAGAGCAAGGCCCATGAGCGAACCCCACTCCTCCCATCCCCAGTTCAACGAAACCGCCCACGGGGTGCCTGAGCTCGAGGGCACCGCTACCGCATCCCAGGCCCCGCATAACGCTACTGAGTCTGAGCCCGAACCCGCTGCAGGCGGGGAAACCCAAGACAAGAGCGATGCAGCGCAAGCGCGCGAGCTGGCAAACCGCGTTGCCGAGCTGGAGCAACAGCTAGCCGAGTCCCAGGCGGTCATGCAAGCGCAGCGCCAGCGCTTGGAAGGCACCGAGTCGCTGCTAGAGCAGCGTGATCGGGAACTGGAATCGACGCAGGCGATCGCCTCGCAACTATCGCAAGAGCTGGCCTCGGCCCGCCAAACCGTCGAGCAACAAAACGCGTCCCTGCAATCCCTGTCGCAGCGCCTATCCGACAGTCAGGCCCGCACCGCCGAACTGGAGCGCGAGTGCGCCCTGATCCGGCAGGAATGCAACGAGCAGTCGTTCCAGGTCTCGCAACAGGCCGGCCAACTGCGAGACCTGCACCGGCGCCTCAAGCAGCAGCGGCGCTACACGCGCCAGTTCAAGCTAGCGCTGCACCAGTGCCTGGAGACCTCGGCCAAAACGGGTTTTGGTACAGGCACGCGATCGCGCCCGCAAGCGCTGCCTGCCCAACCCATTCCGCCCTGGTCGGAAGCGCGCGAGGCACCTGCAAGTGCCTCCTCGGCCGCCGCTGATGCCGAAGCGGCAACGACCGTGGAGGCGCACGCCCAACCCACCGCTGAAGCGCCGGAGGCAACCGATGCCCCGCAACCCGAGTCGGCGGCCGTTCCGCAACCGGATTGGCCTGCGCCGGCGATCGCCGCTGCCGGGAGCGCCCAACCCCGCTCGGCTGATGCCATCGATCTGCCCGGTTTTTTGGGTCACTCCGCTCGCTGAGCGTTGCGCCCGCTAGGGCGGGGCGGCTCCACCAGCCGCTGGGGGTGGCCCAATCCCGTGGTGACGGCATAGCCCCAGCTCAGCAGCCGCAGCCAGAGTCCCGGAGAGCGACGCTCCAACCACGCTCGGTTGCGGCGAAGCCAACGCGGCAACCACAAGCGCACGAACCAGCCCACAGCCGCCTCGCGCGTAAAGTTGAGGTAGCTGCCCAACCAACGCCGCAGATCGCGCGCGCCGGCCTGCTCCCAGATCCAGCGCAGCAGCGCGGGATTGCGGAATGCCGCCTTGAGCGCGAGGCGATTGAAGGTTGCCCAGTCGGCGCGGTCCTTGATGAAAGCATCGGCCACCCCCGGCGGCTCGCGGGCGAGCAAGCCGAAAAAGGTGTTGAGCATGGCGTTGATCCGCGCCGGCGGCAAGCGGGCGCCGGTGGGCACCATCATGCCTTTGGAAAACAGCCAGGTGACGGCCACATTGACTTGGTAGGCGCGGATGCGGTTTAAATGCCGTGCCTCGAGCAGCTCGTGCCGCAGGGCGGTATCGAGCAGGGCTGTCAGGCGGGGTAGGTTGCGCACCAGCGAGCCGAACCCAGTAAAGACCAGCGGCGATTGCAGCGAGGCGGCATCCCCCAGCGCCAGCACCCGATCGCAAGCCACTTGCCGGTCGCGGCCGCTGGTGCTGAAGTGCCCGGGAATGTAGCCAAAGGTGGGCTTTTTCCAGCGCAGCGCCTCCGGATCGCAGCGGCGGTACTCGGGCAGGATGGTGAAAAAATCCTCGTATAGGGCCAGCAGCGAGCCTGGGTTATCAGAGTGGGGTTGGTGGTAGTGGAACAGATAGACCGCCAGCTCGCTACCGGCGCCCGGGAACAGCTCCCAAATGAGCTGCCGCCCGCGCGAGATGTCGCCGTGGGAGTTCAAGACATCGCCGTAGCGCGAGTCCCAGACCGTGGCATCAATGCCCTCGGCAATGACCGCGCCAACGGTGGGGCAAACGCTATCGAACGCCCGCCCGCCGTTGAGCTGCCAGGCAATGGGCGAAGCACTCCCCATGGCATCCACCAACAGGCGCCCGCTGGCCTGGTGGCGTGCCTGAGTGGGCCGATGCTGCAGCTGGACTGCGACCCGATCGGCGCCCACCTCCGCCTGCAAAAAGTCCGTCTCGTCCCAAATCTCGCCGCCTGCCTGGCGCAGCTTGTCGCCGCATTGGCGCAGCAGTTTCTCGGCATCGAGCGCGACGTTGAGCACGTTGGGAGTCCGCAGCACCTGGGCCTGGAGCGCAGGGGGCACGTTGCCGTCAAAAAACTTGCTAAAGCCGTCTTCGTACTCCCGCGCGATCGCCGCCTCGAGCTCGTCCGCATCGAACAACCCCAAATCGATCAGGCTCTGGAGCTCACCGCGCGAGATATTCCACTCCCGGTTCATGCGCCCGAACGGTAACCGCTCCACCAGAAAAACGCGATAGCCCAACCGAGCCATGATGGCGGCGTGAATGACGCCTAGGGCCCCACCTACGTAGATGAGGTCGTAGGGAGGCGGCGGCTCGCTCGCCTCGGGTTGGGGGCGGTGGGTGATGGCCTGTTGGGGAGGCTCGGGCTGGCGGACGCGCGCGCGCCAGCGCCGCTCCCACCAGTAGACGCGCTCGAGATCGCGCTCGCCGTTGGGCATTTGGCGGAAAAAATGCACGGTTTGGGGGTAGTGGGGCGCTAGCGCCTCAAAGATGTTCGACGGCGAGCCTTCAATAGCGGGCAGCTCCGGGTGGCGGGGCGGAAAGCGCTCGCTGCAGGCCCGCTCCAGCTGCGCCCGGATTGCGCCCTCGCCGGGCAGGTGATCGCGCCCCCAACGGAACAGCTTGAGGTAGCTCGTTCGCTGCAGCGACCAAACA
The DNA window shown above is from Cyanobacteria bacterium QS_8_64_29 and carries:
- a CDS encoding NAD(P)H-quinone oxidoreductase, translated to MVLASVYLSLAALYLFILPAATYSYLQARWYQTSGVERFFMFALVFLLFPGMLLLSPFLNYRPKRRHPAAPK
- a CDS encoding DUF3007 domain-containing protein, with protein sequence MRRIDAIGIALGALLAGGVAYGVLQWAGLDRFDAGIGSQVLLVGGLLGWLASYVLRVVGGNMTYHQQLRNHQDAVLEQQLAQMSDDEIAALQAEVERERGEGTRQ
- a CDS encoding ABC transporter ATP-binding protein, coding for MRRFLSRNRNAAVPSDAHAIEAQGIEVSFAAGRQRRPILKGIDLTVPQGTIQLLMGPSGSGKTTLLSVLAALLTPDAGSIRLLGQDITRLPKRQLAPIRRHRIGFVFQTFNLFPALTASENVELVLNLNGQHGQRARQQAQLLLDRVEMGPYANQKPAQLSNGQKQRVAIARALAGEPPIVMADEPTAALDSQSGRNVIELMCHLARQKGCTVLIVTHDPRILDAADRITYLEDGMLQPERAMARPSG
- a CDS encoding two-component sensor histidine kinase, coding for MFQTTRRRLALWYAAVTAVLLLLFATGIYAYVRSTLIERVDDTLQHVVAVVEQSLVVRSSEAPDARYRIDVAASFRDAADPLEPDRIDLEWFDPQGQRRWSTLSHPSTIPLHRDRRIETVRLPVETSGRLLRQVTAPVKADGQLLGYLRASHPWVEAVKPIRQLVVDLVAGASVTVLAVGAIGWWLSGLAIQPVRDSYQRLKQFTADASHELRNPIATIQTNIQTALAYTGADSELQQQQLQVVERLTQRLGRLVDDLLFLARSDSGTIQTQNDPVPLDALLMAVIEEQQAAAERSGVQLHFEPVDPNGSESGETFALNGDWDQLARLFTNLIGNAIEHAAGTDGTASAAPAVTVTLERAGRRAGSPLQVAVSDTGPGIPAEELPHLFERFYRRRNAPTPQTEASAGAGLGLAIARAIVANHGGQLYANSLPQQGTMFTVSLPATAPSAAS
- a CDS encoding peptidase M28; its protein translation is MRDWLDAHLQNLVRERDPFFHTQGHFYVREYVRLTLQQWGTVAAHAFSVQGRTYQNLILNLPAATEPPVGPPLLVGAHYDAVPGTPGADDNASGVAALLALARAIAAAPLRYPVRLVAFDMEEAGLLGSTAYVQQLKREQQPLRLMLSLEMLGYCDSNPNSQHYPANLGLFYPDRGDYIGFVGNWSALGDLRCLSRNMRASGTPAEWLPVPNRGNWIPEVRLSDHAPFWDAGYSAVMVTDTAFMRNPHYHQPSDHHETLDLDFLAGVCRGLEAGLRQL
- a CDS encoding transposase; this encodes MATRRVTFRLYPRKSTERKLHYARKAHCELYNAALSHRKTQYKRLGVSIGYLDQQNSLPEFKAALPEYAQFGSHTLQATLKRVDFAFQRFFKGLARYPKFKPKRTYRGWAYPDAAGWQARTDGKHGHLELRDLGLNIRMRGQARTWGKPTTCTIFWNGRNWYASITVRCAPTRETGRGSVGLDFGCKTAIVPSQGEPIEAPQFQAEVEEKRLYRGLRRKRRPNKRQGIQASRRWKKQQARIRKVRRKVARQRHDWSHQVAAQIVRRNSLVATERLNVQGMTRKGKGKGKRPKARLNRSMLDVGIGMTRDRIRYKVEEAGGVYLEASTQQLKPTQRCASCWELTPKALDERTHCCQSCGHLEGRDRNAAQVMLAWARGAGRASSDAELPSATPCGSMAQLGAKKRRKPLAQRSG
- a CDS encoding IS200/IS605 family transposase; this encodes MDARKGSHSVFNVQLHFVFVTHYRRKAITAPMMERIRSMSWQVCRKMACDLLEFSGETDHVHLLIDFHPRNAISAVAGALKASTSRALKKEFPDEVAKYYRGVSFWSRAYYVASVGGAPVETLKDYIKSQDAPKS
- a CDS encoding tryptophan synthase subunit alpha yields the protein MGAVSERLQALKREGQCALIPFITAGDPDLDTTVQALRALDRAGADVIEVGVPYVDSLADGPTIQEAANRALGRGTQLEDVLAAITSLRAELQAPLVLFAYFNPIYRCGIERFLDRIASAGASGLLVPDLPLEEAQRLLQPARERGIELTLLVAPTTPPDRLAVIAQQSQGFIYAVSVTGVTGARTELAHQVESTIAQLRAATDKPIGVGFGIAGPEQARQCKQWGADAAIVGSAFVRRLSDGSPEQGVAAVETFCRDLKHAIAP